From a single Nicotiana tomentosiformis chromosome 2, ASM39032v3, whole genome shotgun sequence genomic region:
- the LOC138905942 gene encoding uncharacterized protein, producing the protein MVAVITGIVQVCHRDASVLFDLGSTYLYMSSYFAPYLDISRDSLSASVYVSMFVGDFIIVDHVYQSCLVTIGDYETRVDLLLLGMVDFGVILGMDWLLSYHAILDYHAKTMTLAMLGLPRLEWRGTLDYIRSRVVSFLKEHRIVEKGCEAYLAVVRDVSVDTPTVESVPVVRDFSNVFPTDLPGMPPDRDIDFGIDLVSGTQPISIPPYRMTLSKLKELKEQL; encoded by the coding sequence ATGGTtgctgtcatcacaggtattgttcagGTCTGTCACAGGGAtgcctcagttttatttgatctgggTTCCACTTACTTATatatgtcatcttactttgctccatatttggatatatctcgtgattctttgagtgcgtctgtatatgtgtccatgttTGTGGGAGATTTTATTATTGTAGACCATGTTTATCAGTCGTGTTTAGTCACTATTGGTGattatgagactagagttgatctattaCTACTCGGTATGGTAGACTTTGGCgtgatattgggcatggattggttgttgtcctatcatgctattctggactatcaTGCCAAGACCATGACATTGGCTATGTTAGGGTTGccgcggttggagtggagaggtacattggattatattcgtagcagggttgtgtcctttTTGAAAGAACATCGGATAGTTGAGAAAGGGTGTGAGGCGTATCTAGCcgttgtgagggatgttagtgtcgatactcctaccgttgagtcagttccggtagtgagagattttTCAAATGTGTTTCCAACTGActtaccgggcatgccacccgatagggacatcgatttcggtattgacctggtgtcgggcactcaacctatttctattccaccatatcgtatgacaCTATcaaagttgaaggaattaaaggaacaactttag